From Triticum urartu cultivar G1812 chromosome 2, Tu2.1, whole genome shotgun sequence, a single genomic window includes:
- the LOC125536589 gene encoding uncharacterized protein LOC125536589: MPPRPKKKGDRFPRCPGEGAPRPMVVVVVKQEQDDDAAAAAWGTWEELVLGGAVLRHGAADWHAVAAELRARSPCSFSPKECEAKFSEIQARYSACDAWFEELRKQRVAELKRELRKSESFIGSLQSVIESLSNSKHDNGNNLGCHTESCSHTENAADTTSSSKELSKDRSSAASFTEEASNSQKSQKVQNTSAETLSKPHAEKKLCAKDGLLWGSRKKRGLRDKRAILMAVDSSRDGENTSTPCIQGEGSSEGCMKKLKTPKIEPGVSVCKAPCVQREVPSEGCIKELKTPKIEPGVSVREGAKPKLADIMNSISAQGDCKMLQHQIDIQRKRARYKKMIRQHMDFRILRSKIKSGAISSAKELLKDMLVFVNNVLTFFPKATLEHMAAIELRGLICKTWQQSSVVLSMNCEAAGIASDPVIKKTKARIASGPVIKKTAAEPVLKKTMAAIASEPVIKKTVAGIASEPVMKKTGAGIACEAVIKKTAARVASDPISKKAAAGATSAPASKKISRTLPPIRHVPRDAKRSKVSSRETGSTVSQGESETRDVPAVAAAAAEEETVERSAPATKKRGVGRPPKSGQKRAAPPPQDSPSKGRKRSRR, encoded by the exons ATGCCGCCCCGACCCAAAAAAAAGGGCGACCGATTTCCTCGGTGCCCGGGCGAGGGAGCGCCCCGTCCGATGGTGGTTGTGGTGGTCAAGCAGGAGCAGGACGACGAcgcggccgccgccgcctgggGCACGTGGGAGGAGCTCGTGCTCGGCGGCGCCGTCCTCCGCCACGGCGCCGCCGACTGGCACGCCGTCGCCGCCGAGCTGCGCGCCCGCTCTCCGTGCTCCTTCTCGCCCAAG GAATGCGAAGCAAAATTTTCAGAGATTCAAGCACGCTACTCTGCATGCGA TGCTTGGTTTGAGGAGCTTCGCAAGCAGAGAGTTGCTGAATTGAAAAGGGAGCTGAGGAAATCAGAAAGTTTTATTGG GTCCTTGCAGTCTGTGATCGAGAGTCTCAGCAATAGCAAACATGATAATGGTAATAACTTAGGATGTCACACtgaatcatgttcacacactgaAAATGCAGCTGATACTACTTCCTCGAGCAAAGAATTGTCCAAAGACAGATCATCCGCTGCTAGTTTCACAGAGGAAGCAAGCAACAGTCAAAAATCTCAGAAAGTTCAAAATACATCAGCAGAGACATTATCAAAGCCCCATGCTGAAAAGAAGCTCTGTGCCAAAGATGGTTTGCTTTGGGGCTCTAGAAAGAAAAGGGGATTGAGGGATAAAAGGGCTATTCTGATGGCTGTTGATAGTAGCAGAGATGGTGAAAATACATCTACGCCATGCATACAGGGAGAGGGTTCCTCTGAGGGCTGCATGAAGAAATTGAAAACTCCAAAGATAGAGCCTGGTGTATCTGTGTGCAAAGCTCCATGCGTACAGAGAGAGGTTCCCTCTGAAGGCTGCATCAAGGAACTGAAAACTCCAAAGATAGAGCCTGGTGTATCTGTGCGCGAGGGAGCAAAACCAAAATTGGCAGATATTATGAATAGTATATCCGCTCAAGGTGACTGTAAGATGTTGCAACACCAAATTGATATCCAG CGGAAGAGAGCTAGATACAAGAAGATGATCCGTCAGCATATGGACTTCCGAATCCTTCGTTCAAAGATAAAGAGTGGTGCTATCTCTTCTGCCAAGGAGCTCCTAAAAGACATGCTCGTGTTTGTGAATAATGTCCTTACTTTTTTTCCAAAGGCCACACTGGAGCACATGGCTGCAATCGAACTTCGAGGTCTCATATGCAAAACGTGGCAACAGAGTTCAGTCGTTCTCTCCATGAATTGTGAAGCAGCAGGGATAGCTAGTGACCCTGTAATCAAGAAGACCAAGGCAAGGATCGCTAGTGGCCCTGTAATCAAGAAGACAGCTGCTGAGCCTGTACTAAAGAAGACCATGGCAGCGATAGCTAGTGAGCCTGTAATAAAGAAGACAGTGGCTGGGATAGCAAGTGAGCCTGTGATGAAGAAGACCGGGGCAGGGATAGCTTGTGAGGCTGTAATCAAGAAGACTGCTGCAAGGGTAGCAAGTGACCCCATAAGCAAGAAGGCGGCGGCAGGGGCCACTAGTGCCCCTGCATCCAAGAAGATTTCTCGAACATTGCCGCCAATACGTCACGTGCCTCGTGATGCAAAGAGAAGCAAGGTTTCCTCAAGGGAGACTGGAAGCACTGTCAGTCAGGGTGAGAGCGAGACCAGGGACGTCCCTGCCGTTGCAGCGGCAGCAGCCGAGGAAGAAACCGTCGAGAGAAGTGCGCCCGCCACCAAGAAGCGAGGGGTCGGGCGGCCTCCAAAGAGTGGACAGAAGCGTGCTGCACCGCCGCCGCAAGACAGTCCTAGCAAAGGCAGGAAGAGGAGTCGACGGTGA
- the LOC125536590 gene encoding uncharacterized protein LOC125536590 isoform X3, with protein MRLRLRLLVLCLMIILFVVYNMASYQRRQTVLDEDAPPFDTMMGSDRAAVKASGTGRATAKVSHGAASTARVGFLPHGIVEPYSDMELKPLWLTRSVQSPQESNQKDRCLIAIPAGINQKKSVDALMKKFLAENFTAILFHYDGKVNEWNDLPWSKSVIHIAASNQTKWWFAKRFLHPAVVSMYKYIFLWDEDLEVDNFNPRRYLNIVKSERLEISQPGLDPKLSEIHHPITVRKKTGSFHRRVSRANKDCSREGPPCSGWVEGMAPVFSKSAWQCAWHLIQNDLVHGWGIDYKFGYCAQGDRTKNIGVVDSEFVVHRGVQTLGGSAMTKVETV; from the exons ATGAGACTGCGGCTGCGTCTGCTGGTTCTGTGCTTGATGATAATCCTATTTGTGGTCTACAACATGGCAAGCTACCAACGCAGACAGACAGTG TTGGATGAAGACGCTCCCCCGTTTGATACGATGATG GGGTCTGACAGGGCTGCTGTTAAGGCATCTGGGACTGGGAGAGCTACTGCCAAGGTGTCACACGGAGCTGCTTCTACTGCTAGGGTCGGGTTTTTGCCTCATGGTATAGTGGAGCCTTACTCCGACATGGAGCTCAAGCCATTATGGCTCACAAGAAGCGTGCAATCACCG CAGGAGTCTAACCAGAAAGACAGGTGCTTGATTGCTATCCCTGCTGGTATCAATCAGAAGAAAAGTGTAGATGCTCTTATGAAGAAG TTTCTTGCAGAGAACTTTACAGCTATATTGTTCCACTACGATGGGAAGGTCAATGAGTGGAATGATCTACCATGGAGCAAAAGTGTGATACACATCGCTGCTTCTAATCAGACAAAATG GTGGTTTGCTAAAAGGTTCCTCCATCCTGCCGTCGTCTCGATGTACAAGTATATATTTCTTTGGGACGAAGATCTTGAAGTAGATAATTTTAACCCAAGAAG GTACTTGAATATAGTGAAATCAGAAAGGCTGGAGATATCCCAACCTGGTCTTGACCCTAAGTTATCTGAAATTCATCATCCGATAACTGTTCGTAAGAAAACAGGGAGTTTCCACAG AAGAGTCAGTCGGGCTAATAAAGATTGTTCAAGAGAAGGGCCACCTTGTTCTGG ATGGGTCGAGGGCATGGCACCGGTTTTCTCGAAATCTGCTTGGCAATGTGCTTGGCATCTCATCCAG AATGATCTTGTCCATGGATGGGGTATTGATTACAAGTTTGGATACTGCGCCCAG GGTGACAGGACAAAGAACATTGGAGTAGTTGATAGCGAATTTGTAGTCCATCGAGGAGTACAGACCTTAGGAGGTTCTGCAATGACAAAG GTGGAAACTGTATGA
- the LOC125536590 gene encoding uncharacterized protein LOC125536590 isoform X2 — MRLRLRLLVLCLMIILFVVYNMASYQRRQTVLDEDAPPFDTMMGSDRAAVKASGTGRATAKVSHGAASTARVGFLPHGIVEPYSDMELKPLWLTRSVQSPESNQKDRCLIAIPAGINQKKSVDALMKKFLAENFTAILFHYDGKVNEWNDLPWSKSVIHIAASNQTKWWFAKRFLHPAVVSMYKYIFLWDEDLEVDNFNPRRYLNIVKSERLEISQPGLDPKLSEIHHPITVRKKTGSFHRRVSRANKDCSREGPPCSGWVEGMAPVFSKSAWQCAWHLIQNDLVHGWGIDYKFGYCAQGDRTKNIGVVDSEFVVHRGVQTLGGSAMTKRTRGKSSHALRQRTAQVQQQTRGKAASLDMRTKVRRKSRVELRDFQKRWERAAREDRTWIDPFTRSRRKRRNRPAVD, encoded by the exons ATGAGACTGCGGCTGCGTCTGCTGGTTCTGTGCTTGATGATAATCCTATTTGTGGTCTACAACATGGCAAGCTACCAACGCAGACAGACAGTG TTGGATGAAGACGCTCCCCCGTTTGATACGATGATG GGGTCTGACAGGGCTGCTGTTAAGGCATCTGGGACTGGGAGAGCTACTGCCAAGGTGTCACACGGAGCTGCTTCTACTGCTAGGGTCGGGTTTTTGCCTCATGGTATAGTGGAGCCTTACTCCGACATGGAGCTCAAGCCATTATGGCTCACAAGAAGCGTGCAATCACCG GAGTCTAACCAGAAAGACAGGTGCTTGATTGCTATCCCTGCTGGTATCAATCAGAAGAAAAGTGTAGATGCTCTTATGAAGAAG TTTCTTGCAGAGAACTTTACAGCTATATTGTTCCACTACGATGGGAAGGTCAATGAGTGGAATGATCTACCATGGAGCAAAAGTGTGATACACATCGCTGCTTCTAATCAGACAAAATG GTGGTTTGCTAAAAGGTTCCTCCATCCTGCCGTCGTCTCGATGTACAAGTATATATTTCTTTGGGACGAAGATCTTGAAGTAGATAATTTTAACCCAAGAAG GTACTTGAATATAGTGAAATCAGAAAGGCTGGAGATATCCCAACCTGGTCTTGACCCTAAGTTATCTGAAATTCATCATCCGATAACTGTTCGTAAGAAAACAGGGAGTTTCCACAG AAGAGTCAGTCGGGCTAATAAAGATTGTTCAAGAGAAGGGCCACCTTGTTCTGG ATGGGTCGAGGGCATGGCACCGGTTTTCTCGAAATCTGCTTGGCAATGTGCTTGGCATCTCATCCAG AATGATCTTGTCCATGGATGGGGTATTGATTACAAGTTTGGATACTGCGCCCAG GGTGACAGGACAAAGAACATTGGAGTAGTTGATAGCGAATTTGTAGTCCATCGAGGAGTACAGACCTTAGGAGGTTCTGCAATGACAAAG CGTACCCGCGGCAAGAGCTCACATGCACTCCGTCAGAGAACTGCTCAAGTGCAGCAACAAACGAGA GGGAAGGCAGCAAGCCTTGACATGAGGACAAAG GTCAGGAGAAAATCACGGGTGGAGCTTCGTGATTTCCAGAAGCGCTGGGAGCGCGCCGCGAGGGAAGATAGAACATGGATTGATCCATTCACTCGCTCACGGAGAAAGAGGAGGAACAGACCAGCAGTAGATTAG
- the LOC125536590 gene encoding uncharacterized protein LOC125536590 isoform X1 produces MRLRLRLLVLCLMIILFVVYNMASYQRRQTVLDEDAPPFDTMMGSDRAAVKASGTGRATAKVSHGAASTARVGFLPHGIVEPYSDMELKPLWLTRSVQSPQESNQKDRCLIAIPAGINQKKSVDALMKKFLAENFTAILFHYDGKVNEWNDLPWSKSVIHIAASNQTKWWFAKRFLHPAVVSMYKYIFLWDEDLEVDNFNPRRYLNIVKSERLEISQPGLDPKLSEIHHPITVRKKTGSFHRRVSRANKDCSREGPPCSGWVEGMAPVFSKSAWQCAWHLIQNDLVHGWGIDYKFGYCAQGDRTKNIGVVDSEFVVHRGVQTLGGSAMTKRTRGKSSHALRQRTAQVQQQTRGKAASLDMRTKVRRKSRVELRDFQKRWERAAREDRTWIDPFTRSRRKRRNRPAVD; encoded by the exons ATGAGACTGCGGCTGCGTCTGCTGGTTCTGTGCTTGATGATAATCCTATTTGTGGTCTACAACATGGCAAGCTACCAACGCAGACAGACAGTG TTGGATGAAGACGCTCCCCCGTTTGATACGATGATG GGGTCTGACAGGGCTGCTGTTAAGGCATCTGGGACTGGGAGAGCTACTGCCAAGGTGTCACACGGAGCTGCTTCTACTGCTAGGGTCGGGTTTTTGCCTCATGGTATAGTGGAGCCTTACTCCGACATGGAGCTCAAGCCATTATGGCTCACAAGAAGCGTGCAATCACCG CAGGAGTCTAACCAGAAAGACAGGTGCTTGATTGCTATCCCTGCTGGTATCAATCAGAAGAAAAGTGTAGATGCTCTTATGAAGAAG TTTCTTGCAGAGAACTTTACAGCTATATTGTTCCACTACGATGGGAAGGTCAATGAGTGGAATGATCTACCATGGAGCAAAAGTGTGATACACATCGCTGCTTCTAATCAGACAAAATG GTGGTTTGCTAAAAGGTTCCTCCATCCTGCCGTCGTCTCGATGTACAAGTATATATTTCTTTGGGACGAAGATCTTGAAGTAGATAATTTTAACCCAAGAAG GTACTTGAATATAGTGAAATCAGAAAGGCTGGAGATATCCCAACCTGGTCTTGACCCTAAGTTATCTGAAATTCATCATCCGATAACTGTTCGTAAGAAAACAGGGAGTTTCCACAG AAGAGTCAGTCGGGCTAATAAAGATTGTTCAAGAGAAGGGCCACCTTGTTCTGG ATGGGTCGAGGGCATGGCACCGGTTTTCTCGAAATCTGCTTGGCAATGTGCTTGGCATCTCATCCAG AATGATCTTGTCCATGGATGGGGTATTGATTACAAGTTTGGATACTGCGCCCAG GGTGACAGGACAAAGAACATTGGAGTAGTTGATAGCGAATTTGTAGTCCATCGAGGAGTACAGACCTTAGGAGGTTCTGCAATGACAAAG CGTACCCGCGGCAAGAGCTCACATGCACTCCGTCAGAGAACTGCTCAAGTGCAGCAACAAACGAGA GGGAAGGCAGCAAGCCTTGACATGAGGACAAAG GTCAGGAGAAAATCACGGGTGGAGCTTCGTGATTTCCAGAAGCGCTGGGAGCGCGCCGCGAGGGAAGATAGAACATGGATTGATCCATTCACTCGCTCACGGAGAAAGAGGAGGAACAGACCAGCAGTAGATTAG